DNA sequence from the Agromyces aureus genome:
CTTCGCCGATGGCCGCGGTGACGCGGTCGAAGCTCGTGCCGATGCGGCCGTCGTCCGTGCCGCCCGCGGCGACGAGGGAGATCGTCGGCGCCATCTGCGCGGCCAGGTCGACGAGCCCTTCGGCGATCTTCGACGAGTGCGAGACGAACACGAGCCCGACGCGCGGCGAGTCGCCCACGTCAGGCACCCGTCGACTCGGAGGCGGCATCCGCCGCCGCACGCAGCAGGAGCGCCGTCGACTGCGCGCCCGGATCTCGGTGGCCCACCGAACGCTCGCCGAGGTAGCTCGCGCGGCCCTTGCGGGCGATGAGCGGCTCGGTCGCCTCCGCACCGGCTTCAGCCGCATCCGCCGCGGCGGCGAGCACCGCGGTGGCGTCGGCACCGGATGCCGCTGCCGCGGCCGCCGCATCGACCGCCGGCGTCCACGCATCGATCATGGTCTTGTCGCCGGATTCGGCCTTGCCCCGGGACACGATGCCGTCGCGCGCCGCGGCGAGGATCTTCGCGATCGCCTCGCCGTCCAGCGAGGACTCGGAACCCGCGGCAGCGGCCGCCTTCAGGTAGGCGGTGCCGTAGAGCGGCCCCGCGGCTCCGCCGACCGTGGAGATCAGGGTCATCGCCACGAGTTTCAGCACGTCGCCGGGCGTCGAGCCCGCCGCGAGGTCGTCGAGCTTCGGCACCACGGCGGTGAACCCCCGATCGAGGTTCTCGCCGTGGTCGCCGTCTCCGATGTCGCGGTCGAGCCTGATCAGCTCGACGCGGTGCTCGGCGATGACGTCGGCACTGCGCCTGACCCAGTCGACCGCCCAGGTGATGTCCAGTCCCACGCGCCTATCGCCCCCATCTCAGCGCCGCCGTCTGGACGGGCGCATCCCAGAGTTCGATCATCTCGTCGTCGAGCTTCAGCAGTGTGATCGACATGCCCTGCATCTCGAGCGCCGTGATGTAGTTGCCCACGAGCGAGCGCTCGACGGAGATGCCACGCTCGCGGAGCACCTCGTCGGCACGACGATAGGCGAGGTACAGCTCGACTTGCGGGGTGCCGCCCATGCCGTTGACGAAGAGCAGCACGCGGTCGCCCTCGCCGAACGGCAGGTCCTCGAGGATGGGTTCGAGGAGCCGATCCACCAGTCGGTCGGCGGGCTCGAGGCCCACGCGCTCACGACCCGGTTCACCGTGGATGCCGATGCCGATCTCGATCTCGTCTTCGGCGAGGTCGAAGCTCGGCTCCCCCGCATGCGGCACGACGCAGGCCGTCAGCGCGAGCCCCATGGATCTCGCGTTCGCGTTCACGCGCTCGGCGAGGTCGGCGACCTCGTCGAGCGAGTCGCCTCGCTCGGCGGCCGCGCCCGCGATCTTCTCGACCAGCACGGTGCCCGCGACGCCGCGTCGACCGGCGGTGTAGAGCGAGTCCTTGACGGCGACGTCGTCGTCGGTCACCACCGCTCGCACGGTGATGCCGTCCATGGCGGCGAGCTCGGCCGCGGTCTCGAAGTTCAGCACGTCGCCCGTGTAGTTCTTCACGATGTGGAGCACCCCGGCCCCACCGTCGACGGCCTTGGTCGCTGCGAGGATCGGGTCGGGCGTGGGCGAGGTGAACACGGCACCGGGCACCGCGGCATCGAGCATGCCGAAGCCGACGTAGCCGGCGTGCAGCGGCTCGTGGCCGCTGCCACCGCCGCTCACGAGGCCGACCTTGCCGGCGATCGGCGCATCGGCCCGCACGACGTGCACGGGCTCGAGTTCGACGCGGACGAGATCCGCATGGGCTCTGCCGAATCCGGCGACCGATTCCTCGACCACTCGCTTCGGGTCGTTGATGATCTTCTTCACGCTCATCCTTCCCCCGGGCTGCAGGATGCCGAGCGACCGTGCATCGGCTCCGACGCAGCACTCCCGTCGCCAACCTACGCCAGCAGGCGACCGACGTGGAAGGGGTACGCCAACTCCCGCGCGGCCATTCCCTGCGAACCGGCCACGGGGATATGGTGACCATGCGACCGCAACGATGCGGCGCACGCGAAGGGGGTTGCAATGAATCTCGGGATCATCTTCCTTTCGGAGATGGTGGGCACGGCGATGTTGGTCCTGCTCGGTTGCGGTGTCGTGGCGAATGTCGCGCTCGTGAAGAACAAGGGCTACAACGGCGGGTTCCTGATGGTGAACATCGGCTGGGGCCTCGCGGTCTTCTCCGGCGTCATCGTCTCGTACGCGTCGGGCGCCCACTTGAACCCGGCCGTAACGCTCGGCCTCACGGCGAACTTCCTCGGCAAGGGCGAGACGGAGTTCGTTCCTGGTATCCCGATCGACGGTGCGTCGATCTTCACCTACATCGGCGCGCAGTTCGTCGGAGCCTTCATCGGCGCGGTCTGCTGCTGGCTCGCCTACAAGCAGCACTTCGACGAGGAGCCGCTGCCCGCCAACAAGCTCGGCGTGTTCTCGACCGGCCCGGCGATCCGCTCGTACGGCTGGAACCTCGTGACCGAGATCTTCGGCACGTTCGTGCTCGTCTTCGTCATCCTCGGATTCTCGTACGGCGGAACTCCCGCCGAGCTCGGCGCGATCCCGGTGGCGTTCCTCGTGATCGCGATCGGCGCCTCCCTCGGTGGCCCGACCGGCTATGCGATCAACCCCGCGCGCGACCTCGGTCCGCGCATCGCCCACGCGCTGCTGCCGATCAAGGGCAAGGGCGGCAGCGACTGGAGCTACTCGTGGGTCCCGGTGGTCGGTCCGATCATCGGTGGTCTCCTCGCAGGTTGGGCCGCGCTCGCCCTCCTGCCCGTACTCGGCTGAGCGGACGTGCCCGCGCTCGACTGAGCGGGCATCGACGGCGGGCCCGCGCCCCATCGGCGCGGGCTGGCGATCAATGATTGGCGCGCCTCGCGCTGCGAGGCCGCAGACAGAGAGGAAGTCATGGCCGACTACATCCTGGCGATCGACCAGGGAACGACGAGCACCCGCTCGATCATCTTCGACAAGAAGGGATCGGTCATTTCGACGGGTCAGCTCGAGCACGAGCAGATCTTCCCGAAGGCGGGTTGGGTCGAGCACGACGCCAACGAGATCTGGCGCAACACGGGCGAGGTGATCGGCCAGGCGCTCGGCAAGGCGAAGCTGACCAGGCACGACATCGCCGCGGTGGGCATCACGAACCAGCGCGAGACCGCCGTCGTGTGGGATAAGAACACGGGCGAGCCCGTGTACAACGCGATCGTCTGGCAGGACACCCGTACCCAGCCGATCGTCGACCGGCTCGCGGCCGACGGCGGCGTCGAGCGCTTCAAGCAGGACGTCGGGCTGCCGCTCGCGACCTACTTCTCGGGCACGAAGATCGTCTGGATCCTCGAGAACGTCGAGGGTGCGCGCGAGAAGGCCGAGGCGGGCGACCTGCTCTTCGGCACGACCGACACGTGGGTCCTCTGGAATCTCACGGGCGGCGTCGACGGCGGCGTGCATGCGACCGACGTCACCAACGCCAGCCGCACGCTGTTCATGGACCTCGAAACGCTCTCGTGGCGCGACGACATCCTCGAGGCGTTCGGTGTTCCGAAGTCGATGCTGCCCGAGATCCGCTCGTCTTCCGAGGTCTACGGCACGGCGTCGTCGTCCAGCCTGCTCCGCGAGACGCCCGTCGCCGGCATCTTGGGCGACCAGCAGGCCGCGACGTTCGGCCAGGCCGCGTTCGGCCCTGGCGAATCCAAGAACACCTATGGCACGGGCAACTTCCTGATCTTCAACACCGACACCGAGATCGTCCACTCGAAGAACGGGCTGCTGACGACGCTGGGCTACAAGCTCGGCGACCAGCCGGCCCACTACGCGCTCGAGGGATCGATCGCCGTCACGGGGTCGCTGATCCAGTGGCTCCGCGACAACCTGGGGCTCATCTCGAGCGCACCGGAGGTCGAAGAGCTCGCCAAGACGGTCGACGACAACGGCGGCGCGTACTTCGTGCCGGCGTTCTCGGGCCTGTTCGCGCCGTACTGGCGTTCGGACGCCCGCGGCGCGCTCGTCGGTCTCACGAGGTACGTGAACAAGGGCCACATCGCCCGTGCCGCCCTCGAGGCGACGGCGTTCCAGACCCGCGAGGTGCTCGACGCCGTGAACGCCGACTCTGGCGTGGATCTCACCGAGCTCAAGGTCGACGGCGGCATGATCGCGAACAACACGCTCATGCAGTTCCAGGCCGACATCCTGGGTGTGCCGGTCGTGCGTCCCGTGGTCGCGGAGACCACCGCGCTCGGTGCGGCCTACGCGGCCGGCCTCGCGGTCGGATTCTGGAGCGACCTCGACGAACTCCGCGCCAACTGGCAGGAGGACTCGCGCTGGGAGCCGAAGATGGAAGCCGAGGAGCGCGACCGTCAGATCCGCCTCTGGAAGAAGGCCGTCACGAAGACGTTCGACTGGGTCGACGACGACGTGACGTGACCCTCGTCCACTGAACGACGAGCACGGGCCCCGCGGATGTCGCGGGGCCCGTGCTCGTCGTCGTCGGGCGTCGCGGCCGGCATATCGCGTGCACCGTCGTCCGGCGGCTCACCGCTCGGTCGCGGCGACCCACTGCTCGAGCTTGCGGGCGGCGGCGCCCGAGTCGATCGTCTCGGCGGCGATGGCCATCTGCTCGGCGAAGCGGTCGAGGATCGAACGCTGCACCTGCGAGGGGTCCTGCGCGAGCGCGTACGAGACGAGCCCCGCTGCGGCGTTCAGCACCACGATGTCGCGCACCGGACCCTGCTCGCCCGCGAAGACCCGGTGGACGACCTCGGCGTTGAACGCCGCGTCGCCGCCCTTGAGCTGGTCGATCTTCGCACGGGCGATGCCGAGATCGCGCGGATCCAGATCGTGCTCCTTGACCGTGCCGCGCGAGACTTCCCAGACGTGGCTGTGCCCGGTCGTCGTGAGCTCGTCGAGCCCGTCGTCGCCGCGGAACACGAGGGCCGTCGCTCCACGCGTCTGGAACACGCCGACGATGAGGGGAACCCGGTCGAGGTGGGCGACGCCGACGGCCGACGCCTCCGGCCTGGCCGGGTTGCAGAGCGGGCCGAGGAAGTTGAAAACGGTCGGCACGCCGAGCTGGGCGCGCACGGCACCCGCGTGTCGGAAGCCCGGGTGGAACGCCGACGCGAATGCGAACGTGATGCCGGCCTCGTCGAGCACCTCGCCCACCCGCTCGGCCGGCAGCGCGAGATCGATGCCGAGGGCGGCGAGCACGTCGGAGGAGCCTGAGGCCGAGCTGGCAGCACGGTTGCCGTGCTTGATCACGGGAACGCCGGATGCCGCGGCGACCACGGACGCCATGGTCGACACGTTCACCGTGCCGAACCGGTCTCCCCCGGTGCCGACGATGTCCAGCGCCATGGGATCCACGTCGAGCGGCACGGCGTGCTCGAGCACCGCATCCCGGAAGCCGACGACCTCGTCGACGGTCTCGCCCTTGGCGCGGAGCGCCACGAGGAACGCTGCGAGCTGCGCCTCGGTCGCCGAACCCGTCATGACCTGCTCCATGCACCACGCGGCATCGGACACGCTCAGGTCCTCTCGTGCGAGAAGAGCGGTCAGGATCGCGGGCCAGGTCTGTTCGGCGGACATGACCTCGATCCTAGCCACGGGATTCAGGGGCGATTCACGGGTCTCTCCCACCGCGAGTTAGGGTTG
Encoded proteins:
- the dhaK gene encoding dihydroxyacetone kinase subunit DhaK, giving the protein MKKIINDPKRVVEESVAGFGRAHADLVRVELEPVHVVRADAPIAGKVGLVSGGGSGHEPLHAGYVGFGMLDAAVPGAVFTSPTPDPILAATKAVDGGAGVLHIVKNYTGDVLNFETAAELAAMDGITVRAVVTDDDVAVKDSLYTAGRRGVAGTVLVEKIAGAAAERGDSLDEVADLAERVNANARSMGLALTACVVPHAGEPSFDLAEDEIEIGIGIHGEPGRERVGLEPADRLVDRLLEPILEDLPFGEGDRVLLFVNGMGGTPQVELYLAYRRADEVLRERGISVERSLVGNYITALEMQGMSITLLKLDDEMIELWDAPVQTAALRWGR
- a CDS encoding MIP/aquaporin family protein — translated: MNLGIIFLSEMVGTAMLVLLGCGVVANVALVKNKGYNGGFLMVNIGWGLAVFSGVIVSYASGAHLNPAVTLGLTANFLGKGETEFVPGIPIDGASIFTYIGAQFVGAFIGAVCCWLAYKQHFDEEPLPANKLGVFSTGPAIRSYGWNLVTEIFGTFVLVFVILGFSYGGTPAELGAIPVAFLVIAIGASLGGPTGYAINPARDLGPRIAHALLPIKGKGGSDWSYSWVPVVGPIIGGLLAGWAALALLPVLG
- the glpK gene encoding glycerol kinase GlpK; translated protein: MADYILAIDQGTTSTRSIIFDKKGSVISTGQLEHEQIFPKAGWVEHDANEIWRNTGEVIGQALGKAKLTRHDIAAVGITNQRETAVVWDKNTGEPVYNAIVWQDTRTQPIVDRLAADGGVERFKQDVGLPLATYFSGTKIVWILENVEGAREKAEAGDLLFGTTDTWVLWNLTGGVDGGVHATDVTNASRTLFMDLETLSWRDDILEAFGVPKSMLPEIRSSSEVYGTASSSSLLRETPVAGILGDQQAATFGQAAFGPGESKNTYGTGNFLIFNTDTEIVHSKNGLLTTLGYKLGDQPAHYALEGSIAVTGSLIQWLRDNLGLISSAPEVEELAKTVDDNGGAYFVPAFSGLFAPYWRSDARGALVGLTRYVNKGHIARAALEATAFQTREVLDAVNADSGVDLTELKVDGGMIANNTLMQFQADILGVPVVRPVVAETTALGAAYAAGLAVGFWSDLDELRANWQEDSRWEPKMEAEERDRQIRLWKKAVTKTFDWVDDDVT
- the trpD gene encoding anthranilate phosphoribosyltransferase, which gives rise to MSAEQTWPAILTALLAREDLSVSDAAWCMEQVMTGSATEAQLAAFLVALRAKGETVDEVVGFRDAVLEHAVPLDVDPMALDIVGTGGDRFGTVNVSTMASVVAAASGVPVIKHGNRAASSASGSSDVLAALGIDLALPAERVGEVLDEAGITFAFASAFHPGFRHAGAVRAQLGVPTVFNFLGPLCNPARPEASAVGVAHLDRVPLIVGVFQTRGATALVFRGDDGLDELTTTGHSHVWEVSRGTVKEHDLDPRDLGIARAKIDQLKGGDAAFNAEVVHRVFAGEQGPVRDIVVLNAAAGLVSYALAQDPSQVQRSILDRFAEQMAIAAETIDSGAAARKLEQWVAATER
- the dhaL gene encoding dihydroxyacetone kinase subunit DhaL, which encodes MGLDITWAVDWVRRSADVIAEHRVELIRLDRDIGDGDHGENLDRGFTAVVPKLDDLAAGSTPGDVLKLVAMTLISTVGGAAGPLYGTAYLKAAAAAGSESSLDGEAIAKILAAARDGIVSRGKAESGDKTMIDAWTPAVDAAAAAAASGADATAVLAAAADAAEAGAEATEPLIARKGRASYLGERSVGHRDPGAQSTALLLRAAADAASESTGA